The Sphaerochaeta globosa str. Buddy region GAGGAGTATGAAACAGTGCTCTTTGCAGGTTCGGGAACCCTGGCCGATGAGGTTATGATTTCCTCCTGTGTCCCCCATAACGGCAATTTGTTGATCATCAACAATGGTTCTTATGGGCAAAGATTGGCTAAGATTGCTTCGGTCTATCAACTGGATTACGAGATATTCGAGAGCTCTACTTATGAGGCCTTGGACCTTGCAGCGTTACGCACACGGTTGGAAGGAAAAAGGTTCACGCACTTGGCAGCTGTCTACCATGAAACGACCACAGGCCTCATGAATCCCATTCCCCAGATTGGGCGTATGTGCCATGACCTTGGCATTGTTACGATTATTGATACTGTTAGTGCCTTTGCAGCAATTCCCATCGATATGAAGAGGGATTGCATCGACTTCATGGCCTCCACTTCCAATAAGTGCATCCAAGGTATGGCCGGTGCTTGTTTTGTGTTCTGCAACCGAAACGAGTTGGAAAAGATTAAGGATGAGCCTATGCGTACCTACTATATGAACCTGTACGACCAGTACAAATACTTTTCCAAGACTCTACAGACGCGATTCACCCCTCCGGTGCAAGTGCTCAACGCCCTGAGGCAGGCAATCATCGAAACGAAGCAAGAGACCATCAAAGCGCGGTATGAACGATATACCGCTTGCTGGAAGATTCTGGTTGATGCCGTGGAAGAGCTCGGATTGGAGATGCTTGTGAATAAACCATTGCAGTCCCATCTCATCACGGCTATTTTGGAACCGCAGAATGGTTCATACTCGTTCGATATGTTCCATGATCTTGCAAGGGAAAGAGGATTCACCATCTATCCGGGCAAGCTCGGGAACATCAACACCTTCCGGATAGCCAATATTGGAGACATAAGGCCACATGAGATGGTTGAGTTTACAAAGTTTATGAAAGAATACTTTTTGTCAAACTGATACTGTGGCTGTAGACAGCATCGCAATTTTCGGCATTTCCAGCATTCCAATTTTCCGGATTGGAAAAGACATAGTTTTCCCGCCTTTTAGAAAAAGGTACTTTCTAAACGTAATTGAATTTTCGGGGTTGGTGATTACCGGGTAGTCTCGGAAGATGAGGAAGTGTTTTCTTCCTCCTCAATTCTGGGAGCCTTCTCGTCGATGGACAGCAGGGTCCCGCGACCGTAGAGGATGTTGATGATCTGCAGCACCTTGAAGTCATCGCCGATCAAATGGCGCGGCCAGTCTTCCAAATGATGATGAGTCGTGACAAAAGTGGCGCGGATCTTCTTTTTGGTCTTCGGACTGAGATGATCGTCGATCCTGGTCCTGAGCAACACATAGAGGCTGTCAAGCAGATCGGCATCGTGGATGTTCATGCAGGCGAAATCATCGATGATCAAACACTCCACCTTGGTGAGTATCCTGTACAGGGTGTTGCTGGAGGGAAGTCTCCCATGGGTCTGCAGCACCTCCATCAGATGATGAAAATCGATGAAGCGCGCCGATTTCCCCTCCCTGCACAATCGGTCGCCCAATCCGACGGCGACCTTCTCCTTACCACAATCGGGAGGACCGTAGAGAACAAGATTCGGTTTTCTGTTCCTGTCGATGAGACAATCGAGCGTCATGAACGTATCATACACCTCCTTGTCCGTCTTTGACAGACAGGATGCATCAAAATCCGAGAGGGTGGGGTGATCGGGATACCCGGGAAGAAACGCCTCCTCCAGAAGCTTGTTTACGTTGTCATTTTCCTTGGCGGCAACCGCACCGATGATGGAATCGGCGATCTCTTCCTGCAGCTCAGGATGAGATTCAAAGAGGTTTGCAAGAATGCCTCCAAGATAGCGATTGTTGAAAGACGCGATATCCTGCAGTACCTGCTTGGTAAACGGGTCACGCATAGATCAGCTTCCAGTCAACCGAGATCTTCTGCGGCAGGTTGCCACCAAGCCATCGGGAAATGTTGGTATGGATCCGCTTGGAGCGTTTTTGTTTGATCTTTCCTGAATGCCTGCTGTGGCAATACTGATGCCGGACATGAACGGGCAAATCGCGCTTACCCAGGATGACCAACTTGCCGTCGAAGTAACCGAAAATGGTGTCCTCGAGGTCGATTATCTTACCCTCGATCCCGGCAAAGCGCATATCGACATTGAAGACCCTGCCACGGAAGGCAACGCATCCGTCCTTGGAGACCTTGGCTGTGGTATCCTCCAGATAGGGAATCCGGGGAAGTGGATTCAGGTTTTCTGAACCAAGACGATTGTACGGAATTTCCATGGTGGTCATGTGCTCCTGGTGGTTTACTTCATCACACCACTGTATGGCCTGCTCATTCAGATCGATCAGCGAGTGTCCTGTCTTCTTGGGAAGCATGGGCATGAGGCCTTCTTTAAAATATTTCACGACTCGCTCGACTTTGCCTTTTTGTTGCGGTCTCCTTATCCTGCAAAGAGTTATGTCAAATCCGACATGGTCCGCGAAGGCTGTGAACTCGGGAATCAGCATCCGTTCCAGAGAGTTTCCACCCTTGGTGGTAAGACAGCGATTCACTATCTGGGGCATGTTGTCAAAGAGCACTTCCTTGGTGCTGCCGCCGTAATACGTGAAGGCGTTCTCGATGCACCTGATCAAGGTCATCGTGGTCATCTCGGTTACGAATTCGACATATCGCACCCGTGAATAGCCGAGGATCATGAAGAAAGCATAAATAGGGCGTTCAATACCATCGATGGTTGCAGAAAACCCTTTGAACGAAGCCCAGTCAGCCTGGGCTTGCTGGCCGGGGGATGTTTCATATCGGATGGCTGCCATATCCAGATCGTATTTGATTTTCCTTACCGCCTTGGTGACCGTCGACAATGACAGACAGGCACCGAGTCTGATGAGAAGCTGGAATATGGATGTGGCCTGCATATCTCCGCGCTGGAGCTGTTCCTTGATGAAGGTCTGGTACGGGGTGATCAACAGATTTCCCGTAGTGGAAGTCCTGCGGTAGATATCCCGATCTTCGCACCTGCTGAGCACATTGGTAATCGTATCTGGGTGTACGTGGTATTTTTCGGCAAGTGCCTGTTTGGTGAACAGTCCGGTTTGATAGTCGCTACGGATGAGCGGTGCGTCTGATGTGATCAAGGTTGGCTCCTATTCCAAATCACATTATTGAAAAATATGATTTGTGTAACATGTCAAGATTATTATTCAGAAGGATTCTGCTGTCAATGAATATCGACCCTGAAGCAAAAACAAGTGAAAAGAGCCATACGGATATTCTGGAAAAAGATGTCGGGAAGGCCATTAGAATATTGCGTAAAAGCTATCAACTTTCCATCTCAGCCTTCTCCATGAAAACAGGGTATTCCCGGGTCCATATCAGCGAGGTGGAATCAGGCAAGAGAAAAGCAACCGATGAATTGGTTAGCATCATACGGAATGTTTTTCATCTTGATTCTAGTTGGCCTTTCTCTGAGGAACAGCCCGGTGACCCAGATGGTAACAAACTTCATCATGAGTTCAGTGAACAAGAAGAGCTGAGCAGCATCGAGGCCGTCGCAGAGAGGTTGATAGCCTTGAGAAAGGAGCTTCATATAAACCAGAAGGATTTCGCAAAGCTGACAGGAATTTCAGTGGCTATCATCGAGGATGTTGTGTATGGCCGTAGGAAGTTGACCTTGAGGAGGGCGCAGCGAATAGAGGACGCCTGCGGAATAGGTACTGAATGGTTGTTGCATGGGGATGAGGACGCGAAGTATCATCCGTGTGGACAAAGAATGACCAGTTTCTTGAAAAAAAATCCCGAAGCCAGAAAGATCGTGTGGGAGATGATGGAGCGCGAAAACGATTGACGCGCCTTATTTTTTGGCTTATAATATCAATATTCTGAACAATAAAAATAACAATATTAATAATAAGAACAAAAATAGAAGTGGAGGAAATTTGCTTATGGACGACTTGAATTCCTTGTTGAAAACCGCAATCGATGAGACTTCGCATGTGCGGGAAGGGGAGACCTTCCTGGTAAAGGATCTGTTCAAGGGATATGAGTGGAACCGTATCCCAAAGGGGGATCGACTCATGCTGGGCTCCATGTTCCTCAGCTATATCGGCACACATGACTGCAAGGTTACCGTTGCCGACAAAGGAGCCTCGGGCCAGCAGCGGTATCAGAAGCATTGAGATCAGAGCTATAGGGTGGTTTGCCAATTCGGGTATACAGGAAGCGATGTGATACCAGTAGAGCATATACAGATTTTAACGAAAGGGTTGCAGAATCCATCAATTTGGTATAGGAACTATCTCTGAGCGTGCAATGGAAGTTTAACCCACATGCTTTACTACAACCAGATAAAGGGGAGTGTAAGACTCATGGTAACACCTACACCCAAGAAACGCAAAACCACAGCAATCATCGACGAATCCCGCATGGATCAGATCAAGGCTTTCGTGCAAGGTGCTGTCTATTGCTATTGCAATGTCGCCGACCAGGGATCGAAGTTTTCGGCGCGAGACCTGTTCGGTGCATATGACAGCCTATGGAGCGCCACTCCATTGAAGGCATTGCATCAATGGCATACGGATAACGATGCTGACGACCCGGCAGGGATGGCGGGAAAGGACCTTGGATGGATCCTGCTCGATGTACTCGATAGTGATGTCCGCCAGTTCCGTAAGAGCAAGGAAGTCGTCAATGTCTATGAATGGCTGCCCTCCGAGGGAGTGGGAGTCTGATCAGATCAGGATGGAAGCCCCCCAGGTTGAGGCCAATTTTCTTGCCAAGACCATCATAGGGGACTTTTACTTGAAATTGAGTAAAAGTCTATACACGCTTCAGATCGCGCTTCTCATCATATCAAGCGGGACACCCCTGCCTACGGGACAGCCGATGTTAGCGGGTGTCCCCATACTGTCCCAAGACGCAACTCATGTCACACAATATATAAGCGAGGCTTTGGGGCAGTGGGACAAGAACTCATATAACAAGAGTTTTATTGATGGAAGAGGAGTGGATGCAACGCGAGCACCCGTATACATTTATAGGGCGTAGTGTCCAGTCTGTCCAGCTGTCCCAGCAGCGGGTGAACACAACTGGCGTTCACAACACAACTTTTTTCCTTATATTCAAAATCGATTTCCCTTATAGGGAAGAACCGGCCTGCAGGCGCATACCCGCGTTAGCATATATAAGGGAAAAGTTGTTCAGTTGTGTCACTTGTGATCACAAGGGGATGATGTCGTATCCGTCGATTGGACTGGGAGAGACACTTTAGCGCAAAATTGAGCCTAAGTATCGCCCTCATGGGTTTCTCATCGGGAAGAACATTGAAGAGCTGTACGGACCCGGTTCTTATCCACTTTGCCGGTGGCCGAAGAGGTTCTTGGGAACCAGCGACTCTCTGGGGAACAGCACGTCGATTGTACCCGTGTTCTTGCCATGGCAATGGGTACATGCGCGGTAACACGCCATGTGTCGTTGCCGAATCTACAATTACGGAGGATTTGTTCTTATGTTCCTGAAATATCATTTGTCATCATTATCAATATTATATGGGGAGAAGACCAGCGCGGCATGCCCGTATGCACATATTCACGCGTATAGGGGTTTTTCGGCTTTTGGGTACGGCGTTCGGAACAACCGCATGGCATGAACTTTCGACCAAATTTGAGCGAAAGTACCAAACCGACACGTGTGATGGTGAAGGGGATGATTCAACAGCGAAGGAACAAGAATCAGCTCGTTCCAAGCTTTTCCTAGAACTCGTTCTACAAGAAATCGACGAAATTCCACCCGAGGATGCAGGTTTTAAAGGATTTGGAACGAAGGAACAAGAATATACTAAAAAGACTTTTATGAGGAGAACAGAGGGAAGAGGAAGCACGGATACGCTTATACGCACGCGTATAATATATAGGGATTCCTTGTTCTGCTTGTTCCTTCGTTCCATGATGGGATGGGTTGTTTCTTGATTTTTGGAAACTTCTCAAAATCGACTTGCATCCGCATGGCAGGTGACGGTCGTGACAGTCTTATCCAAGACTTCGTATTAAGGGGTTTTTTAGGGAAAAAAGAGCCTATAGGGGGTTTTAGGAATAGAGTTTCACGACCGTCACCCGATGAAGGATATCTGCTTAAAATCAAGGTGCCTTTTCATGAAGCAACTGCCGCAGTGATATTTCTGGAATCGACCTGCTCTGACCTTGCACATTGCCAAAGTCTGCAGGTCGAGAAGGTCATAGAGAGAACTTCGCTTTAAGGGGGATTTTTGGAAAAAATAACCTATAGGGGGTTTTAGGAATAGAGTTTCACGACCTGCACCGCCATGATACAGCCAAAAATCTGAAGGATCAGCCCATCTTTGGAAAGTACCCTACTGAACTGTAGCGCATTATGACCACCAAGCCTATGGAAACGGAAAAAGCATAAGTAAGAGGCAACAAGGGGACAATCTATCCCCCTGTTGTTATTCAAAAGCCTTACTTTCCATTTCACGATGTCAAAAATAATGGTAAAATAAGTAGAAGGCGGTGATAAAATTGGCAACACTAATTGCAGCAGAATACAAACAATTTGAAGATATAAAGCACACTACTGAAAACGGCATAGAGTTTTGGTATGCCCGTGAACTTGCTAGTGTCCTTGATTATACCCAATGGCGTAATTTCACAAAGGTAATTGATAAGGCGATGTTGTCCTGTCAGAACAGCGGTTTTGAATGTGCAGACCATTTTCTTGAGGCCAGAAAAATCGTGGAGGCAGGTGCAACCTCTAAGCCGATAAATGATTTTGAGCTTTCACGCTATGCCTGCTATCTCATCGTGCAAAACGGGGATCCACGCAAAGATCCTATTGCTCTCGGTCAAACCTATTTTGCTATACAAACCCGCAGACAGGAAATAGCTGATCGGTTTAATGAGCTTGACGAGGATAATAAACGCCTTGTTATCCGTGGCGAGGTCACAAGTTGGAACACTATGCTTGTGGAAGCAGCACATAAAGCGGGCATCACCGACCAGTTGGAATATGCTCAGTTTCAAAATGCAGGCTACATGGGATTGTATGGCGGCTTGACCGCCGCAGATATTCACAGACGGAAAAAACTCAAAACAAGTGAGAAAATTCTCGACCATATGGGCAGTGAAGAACTCGGTGCAAACCTGTTCCGCATTACCCAGACCGAGGCAAAACTCCGACGTGAACAGCCGCAAGGACTGGAAACGGCAAGTGGCATGCATTACCAAGTCGGACAGACTGTTCGTGAAGCTATCGCAAAAAACGAGGGTACAATGCCGGAGAATTTACCCACTCCTGAAAAGAGCATTTCCGAAATTGGCAAGGAACAGCTTAAAAAGCTGAAAGAGAAAAAAGAGCCACCTATGCTTGATGAATAGCACATCCTTACGATTTTGCTGACCTCAGCAAAATCGCAATACTGAAAGAAAGCAATTGCGTTTAAGCCGCTTGTAGAAACGAGCCTATGTCCAGTCATTGGCAGATACAAATGAATACACAAACACCAAGGGGGAATCTGGCAACAGGTGTGAATGTCAAGGAGTTTTTTCCTTCCGGTAAAAACATCTTACCGCTCACAAAAGCCTCCCTGAGAGGCAACATCTCAGGTGTGCAGTATCAGTTGGCCGTCCACTTGCGCACATCCTGCTTGAGCCACGTGGTGTACTCTTCAAGTGCGATCTTGCCTTCACGCACATCCTGCAGACGCCTTTTTGCCTCGTCGCGCCAGGATGAGAACTCGGCCTCGCTCATCGTACCCCGTCTCTGGCGGGCATAGAAGGTCTTGTAGGCGGCGTTGTAGGCCTTCAGGGCTCCATCCTCCTCCAAAAGCCGTGAAAAGGATTGCCTGGGGCCTATGACATCACAGGGGGCGCTCTCGCCCGGCGCGATGCGGTTGCAGTACTCGATGGTGGACTTCTCTGCAATGAAATAACGGCTGCAGTGACGGCAGCTCTTGACCGAGGTGCTCTCGGCTGCCATCAGGCGCACCTCAAGGGCCAGCAGGTGAGCGAAGTCATTGACTTCATATTCGTTGAACAACGCGACCTCATCACTTTCTTTGGCTTTGTCTATGGCACCCTTCAGGTATCGATCCAGCTCCCCATCCAACACGACGACATCCCCGTCCAGTTCCCTGAAGGTCTGGGCATGTTCCTTTTTCTCTTTGGTTTCTTGTTGCCATTCGAGGATGTCCTCGGGGCGCTGGACGTAGGACTCGATTGAGAGTATCTCGCGCCGGGGTCTGCTCCACGTGAAGCGTTCGGTGAAGATGAGGTCACTTGAGATGCCGCTTGTGTTGAAGACCTGGCGGTACAGGCGGCAGCGCTCGTCGATGGTCAGCTTGGAGAAACGAGCGGCTGAGGCGTCCAGGATCCAGTACAGCCAGAGCCTGAGCTGCTTCTGCAGCCGCACCAGGTGCACATGGCCTCCGATCAGGGCTTTCATATCCCGCTTCTCATAGATGCGGTACTGTGCCTCAAGCAGCTCCTGTCGCGGCTTGATGCGCCCGCGGGCAATACCACAGTGGAAGATGGGATCACACAGGTGTATGGCTGTTTGGAAGTACTGCTCCTTGGTCAGCTCGATACCGCGGTGGATCAGCAATGCGTTCAGGTAGTCGATGAGCATCGTGGACAGGCTGTCCAGGTACGAGTCGTTTCCCAACAGGGGATGTACCTCGCTCGCCCGATCACACAGCTCTCTTGCGAGCACCGATTGGATTCCATCTCCGATGCACGCGGCACTTGCCTTGTCGATGCGGCTTTCGAAGAAGGAGGTGAAGGCCTGTTGGAACGGAGCGAGATCGGCCTCGACAAAATCGAAGAGCTCCTGGTGGTCGCCGCTTTGAAGCACCACATCCCCGTAGGGCGTACAAGCAGAGTATCCCGTCTCTCGCGGCCTGATCAGCAGCATGCACTTCTCCCCCAATCCATAGTATTAACTGGAGGAATGCTCCTCCCTGTCCCGAA contains the following coding sequences:
- a CDS encoding 2-aminoethylphosphonate aminotransferase, whose amino-acid sequence is MIREAVIVGAGLGSRLKDMTKDRPKGFLELNGTYLVEMSVRKLIEHGIERIIIGTGYCNEWYDELAKKYPAIETVHNANYSGTGSMGTLEVCASLVSGDFVLLESDLLYDSVALFTLLNDPHRNVVLGSGATNSGDEVYIAVDERQEVWAISKKLEIIGNPFTELVGISKLSYRTLQAMCRFAASHHHDMPKMEYEAALVGAQRMGEHLYVRKVEYLAWREIDDASHLQMAINHILPRILENESLRQVRREVLLNPGPATTTDSVKYAQACPDICPREEEFGQMMRWICDELTGFVGSKEEYETVLFAGSGTLADEVMISSCVPHNGNLLIINNGSYGQRLAKIASVYQLDYEIFESSTYEALDLAALRTRLEGKRFTHLAAVYHETTTGLMNPIPQIGRMCHDLGIVTIIDTVSAFAAIPIDMKRDCIDFMASTSNKCIQGMAGACFVFCNRNELEKIKDEPMRTYYMNLYDQYKYFSKTLQTRFTPPVQVLNALRQAIIETKQETIKARYERYTACWKILVDAVEELGLEMLVNKPLQSHLITAILEPQNGSYSFDMFHDLARERGFTIYPGKLGNINTFRIANIGDIRPHEMVEFTKFMKEYFLSN
- a CDS encoding ATP-binding protein; this translates as MRDPFTKQVLQDIASFNNRYLGGILANLFESHPELQEEIADSIIGAVAAKENDNVNKLLEEAFLPGYPDHPTLSDFDASCLSKTDKEVYDTFMTLDCLIDRNRKPNLVLYGPPDCGKEKVAVGLGDRLCREGKSARFIDFHHLMEVLQTHGRLPSSNTLYRILTKVECLIIDDFACMNIHDADLLDSLYVLLRTRIDDHLSPKTKKKIRATFVTTHHHLEDWPRHLIGDDFKVLQIINILYGRGTLLSIDEKAPRIEEEENTSSSSETTR
- the istA gene encoding IS21 family transposase → MITSDAPLIRSDYQTGLFTKQALAEKYHVHPDTITNVLSRCEDRDIYRRTSTTGNLLITPYQTFIKEQLQRGDMQATSIFQLLIRLGACLSLSTVTKAVRKIKYDLDMAAIRYETSPGQQAQADWASFKGFSATIDGIERPIYAFFMILGYSRVRYVEFVTEMTTMTLIRCIENAFTYYGGSTKEVLFDNMPQIVNRCLTTKGGNSLERMLIPEFTAFADHVGFDITLCRIRRPQQKGKVERVVKYFKEGLMPMLPKKTGHSLIDLNEQAIQWCDEVNHQEHMTTMEIPYNRLGSENLNPLPRIPYLEDTTAKVSKDGCVAFRGRVFNVDMRFAGIEGKIIDLEDTIFGYFDGKLVILGKRDLPVHVRHQYCHSRHSGKIKQKRSKRIHTNISRWLGGNLPQKISVDWKLIYA
- a CDS encoding helix-turn-helix domain-containing protein; this encodes MSRLLFRRILLSMNIDPEAKTSEKSHTDILEKDVGKAIRILRKSYQLSISAFSMKTGYSRVHISEVESGKRKATDELVSIIRNVFHLDSSWPFSEEQPGDPDGNKLHHEFSEQEELSSIEAVAERLIALRKELHINQKDFAKLTGISVAIIEDVVYGRRKLTLRRAQRIEDACGIGTEWLLHGDEDAKYHPCGQRMTSFLKKNPEARKIVWEMMEREND
- a CDS encoding single-stranded DNA-binding protein codes for the protein MDDLNSLLKTAIDETSHVREGETFLVKDLFKGYEWNRIPKGDRLMLGSMFLSYIGTHDCKVTVADKGASGQQRYQKH
- the dinD gene encoding DNA damage-inducible protein D; its protein translation is MIKLATLIAAEYKQFEDIKHTTENGIEFWYARELASVLDYTQWRNFTKVIDKAMLSCQNSGFECADHFLEARKIVEAGATSKPINDFELSRYACYLIVQNGDPRKDPIALGQTYFAIQTRRQEIADRFNELDEDNKRLVIRGEVTSWNTMLVEAAHKAGITDQLEYAQFQNAGYMGLYGGLTAADIHRRKKLKTSEKILDHMGSEELGANLFRITQTEAKLRREQPQGLETASGMHYQVGQTVREAIAKNEGTMPENLPTPEKSISEIGKEQLKKLKEKKEPPMLDE
- a CDS encoding DUF6076 domain-containing protein, with product MLLIRPRETGYSACTPYGDVVLQSGDHQELFDFVEADLAPFQQAFTSFFESRIDKASAACIGDGIQSVLARELCDRASEVHPLLGNDSYLDSLSTMLIDYLNALLIHRGIELTKEQYFQTAIHLCDPIFHCGIARGRIKPRQELLEAQYRIYEKRDMKALIGGHVHLVRLQKQLRLWLYWILDASAARFSKLTIDERCRLYRQVFNTSGISSDLIFTERFTWSRPRREILSIESYVQRPEDILEWQQETKEKKEHAQTFRELDGDVVVLDGELDRYLKGAIDKAKESDEVALFNEYEVNDFAHLLALEVRLMAAESTSVKSCRHCSRYFIAEKSTIEYCNRIAPGESAPCDVIGPRQSFSRLLEEDGALKAYNAAYKTFYARQRRGTMSEAEFSSWRDEAKRRLQDVREGKIALEEYTTWLKQDVRKWTAN